One genomic segment of Ancylobacter sp. IITR112 includes these proteins:
- a CDS encoding fumarylacetoacetate hydrolase family protein, with product MKLVRYGQPGAERPAILDAQGVLRDLSSIVSDIAGAALLPENLARIRAVDPAVLPAVEGTPRIGACVGQVGKFVCVGLNYTDHAAESGMAIPDEPVLFMKPPNCIVGPYDTVEIPRGSTKTDWEVELGIVIGKPAKYVSVEDAYAHVAGYCVVNDVSERGFQLERGGQWDKGKGCDTFGPIGPWLVTTDEITDPHVLDMWLEVDGKRYQNGSTRTMIFSVPTIVSYISQFMSLQPGDIITTGTPPGVGLGQKPPVYLKAGQTMRLAISGLGEQQQTTVDAA from the coding sequence ATGAAGCTTGTCCGTTACGGTCAACCGGGGGCGGAGCGTCCCGCCATCCTCGACGCGCAGGGCGTGCTGCGCGATCTGTCGTCGATCGTCTCCGACATCGCCGGGGCGGCGCTGCTGCCGGAAAATCTCGCGCGCATCCGCGCGGTCGATCCCGCCGTGCTGCCGGCGGTCGAGGGCACGCCGCGCATCGGCGCCTGCGTCGGGCAGGTCGGCAAGTTCGTCTGCGTCGGCCTGAACTACACCGACCACGCCGCCGAATCCGGCATGGCCATTCCCGACGAGCCGGTGCTGTTCATGAAGCCGCCGAACTGCATCGTCGGGCCCTATGACACGGTCGAGATCCCCCGCGGTTCGACCAAGACCGACTGGGAGGTCGAGCTTGGCATCGTCATCGGCAAGCCGGCCAAATATGTCTCGGTCGAGGACGCCTATGCCCATGTCGCCGGCTATTGCGTGGTCAACGACGTCTCCGAGCGCGGCTTCCAGCTTGAGCGCGGCGGCCAGTGGGACAAGGGCAAGGGCTGCGACACCTTCGGCCCGATCGGCCCCTGGCTGGTGACCACGGACGAGATCACCGACCCGCATGTGCTCGACATGTGGCTGGAGGTGGACGGCAAGCGCTACCAGAACGGCTCCACCCGCACGATGATCTTCAGCGTGCCGACCATCGTCTCCTATATCAGCCAGTTCATGAGCCTGCAGCCGGGCGACATCATCACCACGGGCACCCCGCCGGGCGTGGGCCTGGGGCAGAAGCCGCCGGTCTATCTGAAGGCCGGCCAGACCATGCGCCTGGCCATTTCCGGCCTCGGCGAGCAGCAGCAGACCACCGTCGACGCGGCCTGA
- a CDS encoding SDR family NAD(P)-dependent oxidoreductase encodes MNALDLNGRVAIITGGARGIGYAAAERMLASGAAVALWDIDAARLDEAAATLAGLGKVSTHVVELTDEASVRAATAAVVAVHGKIDILVNNAGITGGNGKLWELDTETWRRVVDVNLVGPFLTCKVVVPELLKNGWGRIVNVASIAGKEGNPNASHYSASKAGLIGLTKSLAKELATSNVLVNAITPAAAKTEIFNQMKQEHIDFMLSKIPMNRFLAVEEAAALIGWLSSEDCAFSTGAVFDISGGRAVY; translated from the coding sequence ATGAACGCTCTCGACCTCAACGGACGCGTCGCCATCATCACCGGCGGCGCGCGCGGTATCGGCTATGCCGCTGCCGAGCGCATGCTGGCCTCCGGCGCCGCCGTGGCGCTGTGGGACATCGACGCCGCGCGCCTCGACGAGGCCGCCGCTACGCTCGCCGGCCTCGGCAAGGTCTCCACCCATGTGGTGGAGCTGACCGACGAGGCCTCGGTGCGCGCCGCGACCGCCGCCGTCGTCGCCGTTCATGGAAAGATCGACATCCTCGTCAACAATGCCGGCATCACCGGCGGCAATGGCAAGCTCTGGGAACTCGACACCGAGACCTGGCGCCGGGTGGTCGACGTCAATCTGGTCGGGCCGTTCCTCACCTGCAAGGTCGTGGTGCCGGAGCTGCTGAAGAACGGCTGGGGCCGCATCGTCAACGTCGCCTCCATCGCCGGCAAGGAAGGCAACCCCAACGCCTCGCATTATTCGGCCTCCAAGGCCGGGCTGATCGGGCTGACCAAGTCGCTGGCGAAGGAACTGGCGACCTCGAACGTGCTGGTGAACGCCATCACCCCGGCGGCGGCGAAGACCGAAATCTTCAACCAGATGAAGCAGGAACATATCGACTTCATGCTGTCGAAGATCCCGATGAACCGCTTCCTCGCCGTCGAAGAGGCCGCCGCGCTCATCGGCTGGCTGTCCTCCGAGGACTGCGCCTTCTCCACCGGCGCCGTCTTCGACATCTCCGGCGGACGCGCCGTCTACTGA